Genomic window (Poecile atricapillus isolate bPoeAtr1 chromosome 10, bPoeAtr1.hap1, whole genome shotgun sequence):
AGAGAGGGGTGCTCACCCCGGcagccctccctgctgccacagcagcccggggagggggcgcgggggctgcgggagccTCAGGTCCCGCTGCCCGGGGAGTGAATCAGCAGCGCCCGGGGCAGGAGCCGCGCCGAGCCGTGCGCAGGCTGCAGGGGCGGAGGTTTTGCACTCGCTCTCGCCTGGCCAAGGATAAATAGGAGGCGGCGGCGAGTCCTGCCAAAGCTTCTTCCCGTCGCCCAACGCGTCCGACAGCCCgcacccagcccagccagacATGGACTCTCAGGATTGCCCTTGTGCCACAGGTAAGGCAGCGCTTCCTTCCATCCCGGGGGTCAGCGGGAGCCCCCAGCATCCCAGCGGGAACACCGGCGCTCCCGCCCGCCGGCCTCCACCGCCCTTCCCCATGTTCTGTCTCGGGagagggcagcagctgaagtcCTCTCCCAGCACTGCGGTGTCACACTGCGAGCATCTCACTGGAAAGCGGCTGGGAATTCCCCTCTGAGCGAGGCTGAAGCATCGGTGGATGCTCGGAGGGGAGGAAGTGCTGTTCCCCGCGGATGTCTGGGTTTTCGGTATGCCCTCCCACCACCTCTTCTCaacctctttttctccttttctccacgTTTtaggtggcacctgcacctgCGGGGACAACTGCAAATGCAAAAACTGCAAATGCACATCGTGCAAAAAAGGTAAGAAGGGTCTCTGAGCCCCTGGGGGGAACAGAAACGCTCAGGGGGTTTTCACTACATATCCGTGTATTCACTGGATCAAATCAGTCTTAGCATTGCCAGTGGCGAGTTTATTCCTCACATAtggctttttcccccccaaagGAGCACAGTGCAAATCCCACCACCTCTCCAGGCAATACAAGTCACTCAGTACCACCTAAACCTGAGCATTCCCCTCAGTAGCATCTCAGGCTCAGCACAAGGGGACGCTGGGATAGAAACCGGCACTGAGATTACTTCTGGGTGCTCCCGATGCTACATGGCAAGAGGGTTTGCAAAGAGATGGACTGGGGGAATCCTGGTGATCCCCCAGAAGTTCCACATTTTCCCCCTGCCtctccagtgccagccctggctgcacaAACACCCTGGAAGACACTGCCAAGAATGTGGATGTTGCTAAAAGGGAATGACATGAATACATGGGAGGTCTCCATAACAGTGAGAGCCCCTGAGCTCCAGCCTGACACTTCCCAAGAATgtcctttaattttttattttttttttttatctctcccacaggctgctgctcctgctgcccagctggaTGTGCCAAGTGTGCACAGGGCTGCGTCTGCAAGGGGCCCCCCTCTGCcaagtgcagctgctgcaaatAGGGGACCCCTGGCTGCACATCTGGGGGTGATGCACATCTGGGGGGCCAAAGACGAATAACCTTATTGTGTATGTTGGttgtctttttttatatatgtgttCAGATTTCTTTAGTGTTTGTCACTTTGACATGTAATAAGCTACCTAAATAAAGTGATATGTATATAAAGGCCCATAAGGAACTTGGCACTTCTGTTGGGTGCGGCATTTTCCCTGGGGAGCGGGAGGACAGTGCATGTGGGAGGTCATGGCAAAGAGCCTGTGTCTTATTTTTGCTCCCGTCTTCTAATCTTGGCTCTGCTTTCCCTACCAGTAGTTCTGACTCTTGTTTTAACACTTTCCCTACACAACAGGGGAttttccccacacacacactctcttGTTACCCAGGGGCAAATCCCATGCTGTCTCCTCCACCAGAGATCCTTGGGGCTAATGAGTAGCTTGTTATTACAAGCTTTTACTGTAAtaaccaccccagccctgcccattTCCAGGGGGAATGTTTCCCTGGAAATGGCAGGTGGGGTGGCAGAGAAACAGGTTTAGTTTTCCTCCTGGCAGTTCAGTTGAACTGGCTGGAAGA
Coding sequences:
- the LOC131582840 gene encoding metallothionein-1, translating into MDSQDCPCATGGTCTCGDNCKCKNCKCTSCKKGCCSCCPAGCAKCAQGCVCKGPPSAKCSCCK